One Euphorbia lathyris chromosome 1, ddEupLath1.1, whole genome shotgun sequence DNA segment encodes these proteins:
- the LOC136205478 gene encoding histone deacetylase HDT1 isoform X2, which translates to MEFWGVEVKSGQRLAVEVGSDFLIRCSQACLGDLKKDKGNESVCLFLKVGDRKFVIGRLSAEKCPQLSFDLAFERSFELSHNWKYGSVYFNGYKMNQEVESDSESEEEITEIVPVASSSNSGKSSIKNKEPQTEEAKSESKKIVKIVEPTKSEDAEDGSDSDDADDSSDTEESSEDQDTTGNSEDDESDSDDDDEEEEEAPRMMKNEQGKKRSAEPAKKTPRSDKKAKLETPQKTDGKKVVGHVATPHPSKQIGKTPASSSSLKKDQSEKPVSCSSCNRSFVSEFALQSHSKAKHGAA; encoded by the exons ATGGAGTTTTGGG GTGTCGAGGTGAAAAGCGGGCAGCGCCTTGCAGTTGAAGTTGGTAGTGACTTCCTTATACGTTGCTCACAG GCTTGCCTCGGGGACCTGAAAAAGGATAAAGGAAATGAGTCCGTTTGCCTGTTTCTGAAGGTTGGTGATAGAAAATTTGTCATTGGAAGACTTTCTGCAGAAAAATGTCCCCAGTTATCTTTTGACCTGGCGTTTGAACGTAGTTTTGAGCTCTCTCATAACTGGAAATATGGAAGTGTGTACTTCAACGGTTATAAGATGAATCAgga GGTTGAATCTGATTCTG AGTCTGAAGAAGAAATTACGGAGATTGTTCCAGTTGCTTCCAGTTCCAACAGTG GGAAGTCTAGTATTAAGAACAAGGAACCTCAAACAGAAGAAGCTAAATCAGAATCTAAGAAAATAGTGAAGATTGTAGAACCAACCAAGAGTGAAGATGCTGAAGATggtagtgatagtgatgatgcAGATGATTCTTCTGACACTGAAGAATCCAGTGAAGACCAG GACACAACCGGCAATAGTGAGGATGATGAAAGTGAcagtgatgatgatgatgaggaggaggaggaggcacCTAGGATG aTGAAGAATGAACAAGGTAAGAAGAGATCTGCAGAACCTGCCAAGAAAACACCTCGTTCTGATAAGAAGGCCAAGTTGGAAACTCCACAAAAGACTG ATGGGAAGAAAGTGGTTGGTCATGTAGCAACTCCTCACCCTTCAAAGCAAATTGGGAAAACTCCTGCTAGTAGTAGCAGCCTGAAGAAAGACCAGAGTGAAAAACCGGTTTCTTGTTCTTCTTGCAACAg GTCATTTGTCTCAGAATTTGCTTTACAATCTCATTCAAAAGCCAAACACGGTGCTGCTTAG
- the LOC136205478 gene encoding histone deacetylase HDT1 isoform X1 translates to MEFWGVEVKSGQRLAVEVGSDFLIRCSQACLGDLKKDKGNESVCLFLKVGDRKFVIGRLSAEKCPQLSFDLAFERSFELSHNWKYGSVYFNGYKMNQEVESDSESEEEITEIVPVASSSNSGKSSIKNKEPQTEEAKSESKKIVKIVEPTKSEDAEDGSDSDDADDSSDTEESSEDQDTTGNSEDDESDSDDDDEEEEEAPRMVMMKNEQGKKRSAEPAKKTPRSDKKAKLETPQKTDGKKVVGHVATPHPSKQIGKTPASSSSLKKDQSEKPVSCSSCNRSFVSEFALQSHSKAKHGAA, encoded by the exons ATGGAGTTTTGGG GTGTCGAGGTGAAAAGCGGGCAGCGCCTTGCAGTTGAAGTTGGTAGTGACTTCCTTATACGTTGCTCACAG GCTTGCCTCGGGGACCTGAAAAAGGATAAAGGAAATGAGTCCGTTTGCCTGTTTCTGAAGGTTGGTGATAGAAAATTTGTCATTGGAAGACTTTCTGCAGAAAAATGTCCCCAGTTATCTTTTGACCTGGCGTTTGAACGTAGTTTTGAGCTCTCTCATAACTGGAAATATGGAAGTGTGTACTTCAACGGTTATAAGATGAATCAgga GGTTGAATCTGATTCTG AGTCTGAAGAAGAAATTACGGAGATTGTTCCAGTTGCTTCCAGTTCCAACAGTG GGAAGTCTAGTATTAAGAACAAGGAACCTCAAACAGAAGAAGCTAAATCAGAATCTAAGAAAATAGTGAAGATTGTAGAACCAACCAAGAGTGAAGATGCTGAAGATggtagtgatagtgatgatgcAGATGATTCTTCTGACACTGAAGAATCCAGTGAAGACCAG GACACAACCGGCAATAGTGAGGATGATGAAAGTGAcagtgatgatgatgatgaggaggaggaggaggcacCTAGGATGGTAATG aTGAAGAATGAACAAGGTAAGAAGAGATCTGCAGAACCTGCCAAGAAAACACCTCGTTCTGATAAGAAGGCCAAGTTGGAAACTCCACAAAAGACTG ATGGGAAGAAAGTGGTTGGTCATGTAGCAACTCCTCACCCTTCAAAGCAAATTGGGAAAACTCCTGCTAGTAGTAGCAGCCTGAAGAAAGACCAGAGTGAAAAACCGGTTTCTTGTTCTTCTTGCAACAg GTCATTTGTCTCAGAATTTGCTTTACAATCTCATTCAAAAGCCAAACACGGTGCTGCTTAG